The Deinococcus hopiensis KR-140 sequence CGGGCGCAAGACTGCATACCTCCGGAAATTGGACCCTCTGCTCTCCGCTCACAGCTCCATCACACTTCCGGAGCATGAGAAAACGGCAAATGCGAAAAAGACCCTACTGCACCGAAATATTTTACATTCTCACCGCTAAACCCACCTTATAACTTACATATAGAAACAGAATCAAAGCCGCCTGAACTTGTCTAGGTGTTTGCATAAAAGCGGTTTGAGGCGGCGTGCTACACCTTTCCCTGTCGGAAAAACTTCAGCTCGGCAACAGGTCAGTTCCTCTGGGAGCTGCCCCGGAGGTTCAGATGAACTCACGTCTCGCGTTTGGCACCCTGGCTCTTACCCTGTTCCTCGCCTCCTGCGGTCAGCAGGCCCCCTCGGCCACCACGCCCGCTGAGCAGGCCAGTGCCCCCGTCCGCAGCAACGCCCGAACGGCCCCGCTGCTGGGCACTGAGAACCCCGAAGCCATTCCCGGGCAGTACATCGTCGTCTTCTCCGACGGGGCCGCGCCCGCCAATCTCAGCGCGCAGGACGCGGGCGGACTGATCACGGCGCTGGGCCTTGATCCCCAGGGCGTTACCGTGCAGCACGTCTATACCCAGGCCCTCAGCGGCTTCGCGGCCAAGCTCAGCGCCCAGAACCTGCAGACGCTGCGCTCGGACAAGCGCGTGAAGTACATCGAGCAAGACGGCCGGATGCACACGTTGGCAACCCAGAGCGGCGCGACCTGGGGTCTGGACCGCATCGACCAGCGTGACCTGCCTCTGAACAGCACCTACAACTACAGCACCACGGCGAGCAACGTCACCGCTTACATCATCGACACGGGCATCCGCACCACGCACGGCGAGTTCGGTGGCCGGGCGGTGTGGGGCACCAACCAGACGGGCGACGGCCAGAACACCGACTGCAACGGTCACGGTACGCACGTGTCCGGCACAGTCGGCGGCAGCACCTACGGCGTGGCCAAGGGCGTGAAGCTCGTCGCCGTGAAGGTGCTGGGCTGCGACGGCTCAGGCACCAACTCCGGCGTGATCGCCGGCATCAACTGGGCGGCCAGCAACCGCAGCGGCCCCGCCGTCGCCAACATGAGCCTGGGCGGCACGGCCAGCCAGGCCACCGACGACGCCGTGACCGGCGCGGTAAACAAGGGCCTCGTGATGGCCGTGGC is a genomic window containing:
- a CDS encoding S8 family peptidase, producing MNSRLAFGTLALTLFLASCGQQAPSATTPAEQASAPVRSNARTAPLLGTENPEAIPGQYIVVFSDGAAPANLSAQDAGGLITALGLDPQGVTVQHVYTQALSGFAAKLSAQNLQTLRSDKRVKYIEQDGRMHTLATQSGATWGLDRIDQRDLPLNSTYNYSTTASNVTAYIIDTGIRTTHGEFGGRAVWGTNQTGDGQNTDCNGHGTHVSGTVGGSTYGVAKGVKLVAVKVLGCDGSGTNSGVIAGINWAASNRSGPAVANMSLGGTASQATDDAVTGAVNKGLVMAVAAGNDNKDACTSSPARAAAAITVGATDRNDVRSTFSNYGTCVDIFAPGTNITSSWNTGDTATNTISGTSMATPHTAGGAALVLAANPSYTPSQVASALINNASTGKISSVGTGSPNRLLFTGSGSTTPTPTPGTTTNYTGSVSQGTSSYKPGTGGFSYAGGTLKGTLSGPSGTDFDLYLQKYNGSSWVDVAASEGGTSSEAINYAAGSGTYRWEVYAYSGGGSYTLTETK